The following proteins come from a genomic window of Saccharicrinis carchari:
- a CDS encoding START-like domain-containing protein, whose protein sequence is MKEKIELEFILRTSPAILYNRLSSASGLSEWFADDVNLKGQIYTFVWDGAEQQAELIAKKENKFIRFHWLDDEEKDTYFEFLINVDELTGETALLVTDFIEADEKESSIELWNQQIDQLKQVLGSA, encoded by the coding sequence ATGAAAGAAAAAATAGAACTTGAATTTATTTTAAGAACATCACCTGCCATATTGTACAACCGTTTGTCGTCGGCAAGCGGATTGTCGGAATGGTTTGCTGATGATGTAAATTTAAAAGGCCAAATCTATACTTTTGTATGGGACGGAGCCGAACAGCAAGCCGAGCTGATTGCCAAAAAAGAAAACAAATTCATCCGCTTTCATTGGCTCGACGATGAAGAAAAGGATACCTATTTTGAATTTTTAATAAACGTAGATGAGCTTACCGGCGAAACCGCTTTATTAGTTACAGACTTTATTGAAGCTGATGAAAAAGAGAGTTCAATAGAACTATGGAACCAGCAGATAGATCAACTGAAACAGGTATTAGGATCGGCATAA
- a CDS encoding phosphatase PAP2 family protein has translation MRLDKKKDFKILALFCSVSILLVALTFVLPLNGAVSYSEYWAPVWVAVTHTGSATGVSVIILVFSILFGLRYKNIKQGLWPAVLTLVLLATAVGGTALFNEFVFKERLKVYRPSILQLEKYDNLDATEFYGQNGKAMRRAFLKNHLDNAHGERVYLDGKPLTDVVLTEWVRSVGYSFPSGHSVSAFLLVTLIAYYLFIRNRLKKIWIPGALYLWAVVIAYSRVLIGVHSPTDISLGALWGSTIAFTLIATGLLDKLWKDRPTV, from the coding sequence ATGAGATTAGATAAAAAAAAGGATTTTAAAATTTTAGCGCTATTTTGTTCCGTTTCCATTTTATTGGTTGCCTTAACGTTTGTGTTACCTCTTAATGGAGCCGTATCATATAGTGAATATTGGGCACCTGTGTGGGTTGCTGTTACGCATACCGGAAGTGCCACAGGTGTTAGTGTTATTATATTGGTTTTTAGCATTTTATTTGGATTGCGCTATAAAAATATAAAGCAGGGCTTGTGGCCTGCAGTGCTTACTCTAGTACTTTTGGCAACCGCTGTTGGCGGAACGGCGCTATTTAATGAGTTTGTTTTTAAGGAGCGTTTGAAAGTGTACAGACCCAGTATTTTGCAACTCGAAAAGTACGATAATTTAGATGCTACTGAATTTTATGGGCAAAATGGAAAGGCCATGCGCAGAGCATTTTTAAAAAATCATTTGGATAATGCCCATGGCGAAAGAGTTTATTTGGATGGAAAGCCACTTACTGATGTTGTTTTGACAGAATGGGTGAGATCGGTAGGTTACTCCTTTCCGTCGGGTCATTCCGTATCGGCTTTTTTGTTGGTTACTTTGATAGCTTATTATTTGTTTATTCGGAATAGATTAAAAAAGATATGGATACCCGGTGCCCTCTATCTGTGGGCAGTTGTAATTGCCTATTCAAGGGTTTTAATTGGAGTGCATAGTCCAACAGATATTTCGCTAGGAGCCCTGTGGGGAAGTACAATTGCTTTCACATTGATAGCAACGGGATTATTGGATAAGCTCTGGAAGGATAGGCCAACTGTATAA
- a CDS encoding alkaline phosphatase, with protein MKNRFLQLMALFFILPLCAVFAQEDYKVKDAKLTYQNEDFYDVEIYDHEQLKFKKYPKNIILLIGDGMGVSQVFAGITANKGILHLQNMKTIGFSKTQSASNYITDSAAGGTALACGKKTYNGAIGVGPDKEPIESILEIAESNGLATGLVSTSSITHATPASFIAHQPKRSMYEEIAADFLLTDIDVFIGGGESFFNQRKDGRNLTEELEAKGYQIFNSLDAASSVNEGKLGVLTAPAHNDKFSERGDMLLQATDKAVEILQKNKNGFFLMVEGSQIDWGGHANNTSFVVGEMLDFDKVVGQVLKFAASNRETLVIVTADHETGGMALEDSDIAAGKVQASYTSTDHTGVMVPVFAFGPGAAEFMGIYENTAVFDKMLKLYRFDK; from the coding sequence ATGAAAAATAGGTTTTTACAATTGATGGCATTGTTTTTTATTTTGCCATTGTGTGCTGTGTTCGCACAAGAAGATTATAAGGTTAAGGATGCCAAACTCACGTATCAGAATGAAGATTTTTACGATGTAGAGATTTACGATCATGAACAATTAAAATTTAAAAAGTATCCTAAAAATATCATCCTTTTAATAGGTGATGGCATGGGAGTTTCCCAAGTATTTGCCGGAATTACGGCCAACAAGGGGATATTGCACTTACAAAACATGAAAACCATTGGCTTTTCAAAAACGCAAAGCGCTTCTAATTACATCACCGATTCGGCAGCCGGAGGTACAGCACTGGCCTGTGGTAAAAAAACTTACAACGGAGCTATTGGCGTTGGACCTGACAAAGAGCCAATTGAATCGATACTGGAAATAGCCGAGTCGAACGGTTTGGCAACCGGTTTGGTTTCCACTTCATCTATAACGCATGCCACCCCGGCATCATTTATAGCCCATCAGCCCAAGCGTAGCATGTACGAGGAGATAGCAGCCGATTTTCTACTAACGGACATTGATGTATTTATCGGTGGTGGCGAATCCTTTTTTAATCAACGTAAAGATGGTCGCAACCTTACCGAAGAGCTCGAAGCAAAAGGGTATCAAATATTTAATAGTTTAGATGCCGCCAGTTCGGTTAACGAGGGCAAGCTGGGCGTTTTGACCGCACCTGCACATAATGATAAATTTTCGGAAAGAGGCGACATGTTATTACAAGCAACGGACAAGGCCGTAGAGATTTTGCAGAAAAATAAAAATGGTTTTTTCCTGATGGTAGAAGGATCCCAAATTGACTGGGGCGGACATGCCAACAATACTTCGTTTGTGGTAGGAGAAATGTTGGATTTTGATAAAGTGGTAGGTCAGGTGCTAAAATTTGCCGCAAGCAACCGCGAAACATTGGTTATTGTTACCGCCGATCACGAAACCGGCGGCATGGCACTGGAAGATAGTGATATAGCGGCCGGAAAAGTGCAGGCAAGTTATACCTCTACGGACCATACGGGCGTTATGGTGCCGGTATTCGCCTTTGGACCGGGTGCGGCAGAATTTATGGGTATCTACGAAAATACAGCAGTGTTTGATAAAATGTTAAAACTGTACCGTTTCGATAAATAA
- the recQ gene encoding DNA helicase RecQ, protein MLIDRAKEILKNVFGYSSFRSTQQKVIEAALQKKDCLVLMPTGGGKSICFQVPALLLPGVSIVVSPLIALMKDQVEALKVNGVNAEFLNSSLTEQKQQEIIKDTLDGKVKLLYVSPEKMNTESFYYTLLQCELSLIAIDEAHCISSWGHDFRPDYKKLGYLKKQFAGVPLMALTATADPLTQDDIVVQLKLNEPIVFKDSFSRPNIFLEARPAYKRKEAILNFIQQRAEESGILYCLSKKNTEDMSRFLRSNGVSSHFYHAGMDAVVRNRVQNDFINDRIKVVCATIAFGMGIDKSNVRWVIHHNLPKNIEGYYQEIGRSGRDGMPAHALLFYGAQDYNVLAGFNDQSERKAILNARLDRMLHFARSNHCRRKLLLNYFGEWTQDDCGACDNCKDKRTLFDGTVLAQKAMSAVARLQGRLPDKLLAHVMAGNKTSEVMSGKLNTIKTFGAGADISIDDWQRIVNQLLSLGYLKVEYHLGSVLALTPLSQNVLFNGERVMLHRLDEKIKRTPKPMPKKRTASTTFSRETGLFERLRQLRRTMAVAQGVPPYILFSDATLSEMVEYRPTNEWEMKGISGVGNTKWERYGQAFVDEIKSFTAGKAKEN, encoded by the coding sequence ATGCTGATAGATAGGGCCAAAGAAATACTGAAAAATGTTTTTGGCTATAGCAGTTTCCGCTCCACACAGCAAAAGGTGATTGAAGCCGCCTTGCAAAAGAAAGACTGCCTTGTATTGATGCCAACAGGCGGTGGTAAATCTATCTGTTTTCAGGTACCGGCCCTGTTGTTACCGGGGGTAAGCATTGTGGTTTCGCCGCTTATAGCCTTGATGAAGGATCAGGTGGAGGCTTTAAAGGTTAATGGGGTAAATGCTGAGTTTTTGAATAGCTCACTGACCGAGCAAAAACAGCAGGAAATTATCAAAGATACCTTGGATGGTAAGGTAAAGTTGCTGTACGTTTCGCCAGAAAAAATGAATACGGAAAGCTTTTATTATACCTTGCTGCAATGCGAGCTAAGTCTTATTGCAATAGACGAGGCGCACTGTATCTCATCCTGGGGACACGATTTTAGACCCGACTATAAAAAGTTAGGTTATCTGAAAAAACAATTTGCCGGTGTGCCACTCATGGCACTCACCGCCACCGCCGACCCATTGACACAAGATGATATTGTAGTTCAGTTAAAGTTAAACGAACCCATCGTATTTAAAGATTCGTTTAGCCGGCCCAATATTTTCCTGGAAGCACGACCGGCTTATAAACGCAAGGAAGCCATACTCAATTTCATTCAGCAAAGAGCGGAGGAGTCGGGTATTTTGTATTGTTTGAGCAAAAAGAATACCGAGGATATGTCGCGTTTTTTACGCAGTAACGGAGTGTCATCCCATTTTTATCATGCCGGGATGGATGCTGTGGTTCGTAATCGGGTACAGAATGACTTTATTAACGACAGGATAAAAGTGGTATGTGCCACCATTGCATTTGGCATGGGCATCGATAAATCGAATGTGCGCTGGGTAATACATCATAACCTGCCTAAAAATATAGAGGGTTATTATCAGGAGATAGGCAGAAGCGGACGGGACGGAATGCCGGCTCATGCCCTGCTTTTTTATGGGGCGCAGGATTATAATGTTTTGGCGGGTTTTAACGACCAATCGGAGCGAAAAGCAATTTTAAATGCCCGGCTCGATCGGATGTTGCATTTTGCCCGGTCGAACCATTGCAGGCGAAAACTGCTGCTTAACTACTTTGGGGAGTGGACACAGGACGACTGCGGGGCATGCGATAACTGTAAAGATAAACGAACTTTGTTCGACGGAACGGTGCTGGCGCAAAAAGCAATGTCGGCTGTAGCACGTTTGCAAGGCAGACTACCCGACAAATTATTGGCACACGTAATGGCGGGCAACAAAACATCCGAAGTGATGTCCGGAAAACTCAATACCATTAAAACCTTTGGTGCAGGAGCAGATATATCGATTGATGATTGGCAGCGGATAGTAAATCAATTGCTGAGTTTGGGATATTTAAAGGTGGAATACCACCTGGGTAGTGTATTGGCTTTAACCCCTTTAAGTCAAAATGTACTTTTTAATGGTGAGCGTGTAATGCTCCATCGCTTAGACGAGAAAATAAAAAGAACCCCAAAGCCCATGCCCAAAAAACGTACTGCTTCCACTACCTTTAGCCGGGAAACAGGCTTGTTTGAACGTTTGCGTCAGCTCAGGCGCACGATGGCTGTTGCCCAGGGCGTACCTCCGTATATATTATTTTCGGATGCCACCCTATCCGAAATGGTAGAGTACCGTCCCACCAATGAGTGGGAGATGAAGGGTATTTCGGGCGTGGGTAATACCAAATGGGAACGTTACGGACAGGCCTTTGTAGATGAGATTAAGAGTTTTACCGCGGGTAAAGCAAAGGAGAATTAG
- a CDS encoding tetratricopeptide repeat protein, whose product MKQSVQYFLFTLFITPILLAGCSGGKKVSQAQKAFEIGEYSKAAEMFKRAYSREKNRYNKGEYAYFMGESYRLTNKASKAASAYSRAVRYDYPVREAQFYLAESYRKTGKLDKAIPEYEAYLEEVPADVRAQKGLASAMMMLKEPKDNRYIVEKIKKLNSKYSDFSPAYAGQSYDYVIFSSMRTEAKKRKKNKITGQGTSSIYYSKIDSKGEWSAPEAFEEPINNNATDDGAPNVSADGKTLYFTRCGYDKEKPMGAEIFACSRSGGKWVEPTPVAIANDSLTTAHPAIHPDGETLFFVSDREGGFGGLDIWISKKNQDGAWGEPVNAGSAINTKGNEMFPYVREDGLLYFSSDTHIGFGGLDIFKAIPHQEKEWVVSNMGSPINSNSDDFGIVFKGRQEEGIFSSSRGSSKGIDNLYSFVLPKLNFSLNGIIKNVNNEIVQGAYLRLIGSDGTTMKINTPTDGAFKVKLKPDTDYVFLVAAEGYLNQKVKFSTSGQTDDKDYTFDITLEKPTIKVQSPR is encoded by the coding sequence ATGAAGCAATCGGTTCAATATTTTTTATTTACCCTATTTATTACACCTATTCTGTTGGCAGGATGTTCCGGCGGAAAAAAAGTATCGCAAGCGCAAAAGGCATTTGAAATTGGCGAGTACAGCAAGGCTGCCGAGATGTTTAAGCGGGCTTATTCGCGCGAAAAGAACAGGTACAATAAGGGTGAGTATGCTTATTTTATGGGTGAAAGTTATCGGTTGACAAACAAGGCAAGTAAGGCGGCATCGGCGTATTCAAGAGCGGTAAGATATGATTACCCGGTACGCGAAGCTCAATTCTATCTGGCCGAAAGCTATCGCAAGACCGGAAAATTAGATAAAGCCATACCGGAGTACGAAGCTTATCTGGAGGAAGTACCGGCAGATGTGCGGGCACAAAAGGGGCTTGCTTCAGCTATGATGATGCTTAAAGAGCCCAAAGACAACCGTTATATCGTGGAAAAAATAAAAAAACTGAACAGCAAGTACAGTGATTTTTCGCCTGCCTATGCCGGTCAGTCCTACGATTATGTAATCTTTTCGTCAATGCGTACCGAGGCCAAGAAACGAAAAAAAAACAAAATAACCGGTCAGGGAACCTCCTCCATTTATTATTCTAAAATAGACAGTAAGGGCGAATGGTCGGCGCCGGAAGCTTTTGAAGAGCCCATCAACAACAACGCCACAGACGACGGTGCACCCAATGTGAGTGCTGATGGCAAAACACTTTATTTTACACGCTGCGGCTACGATAAAGAAAAACCCATGGGTGCTGAAATCTTTGCCTGCTCTCGCAGTGGCGGTAAGTGGGTGGAACCAACTCCCGTTGCCATTGCTAACGACAGCTTAACAACAGCGCATCCGGCCATACACCCCGATGGGGAAACCTTATTTTTTGTAAGCGATCGTGAGGGTGGTTTTGGTGGTTTGGATATTTGGATATCAAAGAAAAACCAGGATGGTGCATGGGGTGAACCCGTAAATGCAGGCTCCGCAATTAATACCAAAGGCAATGAGATGTTTCCTTACGTGCGCGAAGACGGCCTGCTTTATTTTAGTTCCGACACACATATTGGTTTTGGCGGCTTAGACATTTTTAAAGCCATCCCCCACCAGGAGAAAGAGTGGGTAGTAAGCAATATGGGATCGCCCATTAATAGCAACAGTGACGACTTTGGTATTGTTTTTAAAGGTCGGCAAGAGGAGGGTATCTTTTCTTCGTCGCGAGGAAGCTCCAAAGGGATAGACAACTTATACAGCTTTGTATTGCCCAAGCTCAACTTTAGCCTTAATGGCATCATTAAAAACGTAAATAACGAAATTGTGCAAGGGGCTTATCTAAGATTGATTGGCAGCGATGGTACCACCATGAAAATAAACACCCCTACCGACGGAGCCTTTAAAGTAAAACTAAAACCCGATACCGATTATGTTTTTTTGGTGGCCGCGGAAGGCTATTTAAATCAAAAAGTTAAGTTTTCAACCTCCGGCCAAACTGATGATAAAGATTACACTTTTGACATCACTCTGGAAAAGCCAACAATTAAGGTGCAAAGCCCTCGCTAA
- a CDS encoding YqaE/Pmp3 family membrane protein, which produces MRLIEIIFAILIPPVGVALAFGIGKRFWISFILTLLGYIPGVIHALIVLSKPK; this is translated from the coding sequence ATGAGACTAATAGAAATAATTTTCGCCATTCTTATACCACCTGTGGGCGTGGCATTGGCCTTTGGGATTGGCAAGCGATTTTGGATAAGTTTTATACTGACCCTTCTGGGATATATTCCCGGGGTGATACACGCCCTAATTGTACTGAGCAAACCCAAATAA
- a CDS encoding hemerythrin domain-containing protein has product METKAITTALIEHHEEMRDLVSKIKKDAKKFIFLKKHLDIHHELEEDLLLSHLNTKKKIKAESLESQEEHVVLNQLLLDLADFPQEHERWMVKFKVFEEILDHHLKEEEEDLFPEAEKILSKKELEELGAEFIEMKNHRLSVALKTKPEISNKS; this is encoded by the coding sequence ATGGAAACAAAAGCAATTACTACGGCATTGATTGAACACCACGAGGAAATGCGCGATTTGGTGTCAAAAATTAAAAAAGACGCGAAGAAGTTCATTTTTTTAAAGAAACATCTCGATATCCATCACGAACTGGAAGAAGACCTGTTGCTGAGTCATTTGAATACTAAGAAAAAAATTAAAGCCGAATCGCTCGAATCGCAGGAGGAGCATGTTGTGCTGAACCAATTATTATTGGATTTAGCAGATTTTCCTCAAGAGCACGAGCGTTGGATGGTTAAATTTAAAGTTTTTGAGGAGATATTGGATCATCATCTTAAAGAAGAAGAGGAGGATCTGTTTCCGGAAGCAGAAAAAATCCTTAGCAAAAAGGAGTTAGAAGAATTGGGTGCTGAATTTATCGAAATGAAAAACCATCGTTTATCGGTAGCTTTAAAAACCAAACCCGAAATAAGCAATAAATCTTAA
- a CDS encoding phage tail protein produces MKKTFTLFAFVLLGLGVFAQEAYIGEVRLFAGNFAPRNWALCDGQLLSINQNQALFSILGTMYGGDGRTTFALPDLRGRVVVHPGQGPGLTRRQIGQKGGSETNTLMVSQMPPHTHTATATNPVFNDEANTDDPTGKYPAVSGENMYSDQTSGDGALPQVSVGNTGGGQPVNNMQPFVGINYIICLYGTYPSRN; encoded by the coding sequence ATGAAAAAGACTTTTACATTATTCGCTTTTGTATTGTTGGGTTTGGGCGTTTTTGCCCAAGAGGCCTATATCGGCGAAGTACGTTTGTTTGCGGGTAACTTTGCCCCACGAAATTGGGCGCTATGCGACGGTCAGCTTCTATCCATTAATCAGAACCAGGCTCTATTCTCCATTTTGGGAACGATGTACGGGGGGGATGGGCGTACCACATTTGCGCTGCCCGATTTAAGGGGAAGGGTAGTCGTACATCCGGGTCAGGGCCCGGGATTGACGCGCCGTCAAATTGGCCAAAAAGGAGGTAGCGAAACCAACACGCTTATGGTAAGCCAAATGCCGCCACATACACATACGGCCACTGCCACCAATCCGGTTTTTAACGACGAAGCCAATACGGACGACCCCACCGGGAAATATCCGGCCGTATCGGGCGAAAACATGTATTCCGACCAAACATCGGGCGATGGGGCATTGCCCCAGGTAAGTGTAGGCAACACCGGAGGGGGACAACCCGTAAATAATATGCAGCCTTTTGTTGGTATTAATTACATTATCTGTTTATATGGCACATACCCTTCACGCAATTAA
- a CDS encoding T9SS type A sorting domain-containing protein — protein MNKLLFILALLLLPLVQKAQTKLASGDIAFIAINSDEGVDDFSFVLLRNINSGTSIFFTDNGWTAAGAFNSVYTESHITWTAYEKMQAGTVIQIKTYNGNKPALASDGKISGDKMTVSVAGDQILAYQGNKAEPRFIAAISFNQNINTEPGDNFDGDSYSNSTTAMPPGLAKGVSAIHIYLPEKYKEGDNSIYNCSVASGDKEELLYAINNVNNWVLDDDVAFKQNPFPCEFKVELSTDIKEIRDAKYKIFPNPASNYIRVVAESTRDARIKIINTAGMMMDAYFYPAYTKEQTFSIHHLPRGIYYVKIRTNDEEFTTVVSVVK, from the coding sequence ATGAATAAATTACTATTTATTTTGGCCTTACTACTGTTGCCTCTTGTACAAAAAGCGCAAACCAAACTGGCGAGCGGCGATATAGCATTTATAGCCATTAACAGCGATGAGGGCGTGGACGATTTTTCGTTTGTGTTGCTCAGGAATATCAACAGCGGAACTTCCATTTTTTTTACCGACAATGGATGGACTGCGGCGGGTGCGTTTAATTCGGTTTATACCGAGAGTCATATCACCTGGACAGCATACGAAAAGATGCAGGCAGGAACGGTAATACAGATTAAAACCTATAACGGCAATAAGCCTGCGTTGGCTTCGGATGGAAAAATAAGCGGCGACAAAATGACGGTTTCGGTGGCGGGGGATCAGATATTAGCTTACCAGGGCAACAAAGCCGAACCCCGGTTTATAGCCGCCATCAGTTTTAATCAAAATATTAACACAGAGCCAGGTGATAATTTCGACGGCGATTCCTATTCCAATTCTACAACGGCCATGCCTCCGGGATTAGCCAAAGGCGTAAGTGCGATACACATCTATTTACCTGAAAAGTATAAGGAAGGGGATAATTCTATTTACAACTGTTCGGTGGCAAGTGGAGACAAAGAGGAGTTATTATATGCCATCAACAATGTTAATAATTGGGTGCTTGACGATGATGTTGCGTTTAAGCAGAATCCGTTTCCTTGTGAATTTAAAGTTGAGCTCTCTACGGATATTAAAGAAATCAGGGATGCAAAGTATAAGATTTTTCCGAATCCTGCATCTAATTATATTCGAGTGGTTGCAGAGAGTACCCGCGATGCGCGTATTAAGATTATAAACACGGCTGGTATGATGATGGACGCCTATTTTTATCCTGCCTATACGAAGGAACAAACCTTTAGCATCCATCATTTGCCAAGGGGTATTTATTATGTGAAGATTCGGACGAATGACGAGGAATTTACCACGGTGGTAAGTGTGGTGAAATAA
- a CDS encoding glucosaminidase domain-containing protein, translating to MRSTLRLSFFFVVLSASVIVSAQGVMTRSLYIEKYHKLAINEMNRVGIPASIKLAQGMLESGNGNSVLARKSNNHFGIKCHNDWRGKKVYHDDDHRGECFRKYKSVYESYIDHSSFLTGKQRYASLFDLKPTDYKGWAKGLKKAGYATDPRYAHRLIHLIEENDLHRFDKGGTSVKKYKTNDSSGKKSLANDNFSIDAFSSHQVELNNGVKYVSVHPDDSFEKISNEFGLKNWELTSYNDLPDNARLQDYKYIYVQPKRNKAHRKHRTHRVKPGETLHYISQKYGVKLKRLYRYNRIEKGEPVSEGQIIQLRKKKR from the coding sequence ATGAGAAGTACACTTCGTTTATCATTTTTTTTCGTTGTTTTATCTGCCTCAGTTATAGTTTCGGCGCAAGGCGTTATGACCAGGAGCTTGTATATCGAAAAATACCATAAACTAGCCATTAACGAAATGAACCGGGTAGGCATACCTGCCAGCATTAAACTGGCGCAGGGAATGCTGGAGTCGGGCAACGGCAACTCTGTTTTGGCGCGTAAATCGAATAATCATTTTGGTATCAAGTGCCACAACGACTGGAGGGGCAAAAAGGTTTATCACGATGATGACCATAGAGGCGAGTGCTTTAGAAAATATAAATCGGTATATGAATCGTATATCGATCATTCGAGCTTTTTAACCGGGAAGCAACGCTACGCCTCACTTTTCGATTTAAAACCCACTGATTATAAAGGTTGGGCCAAAGGTTTGAAAAAAGCCGGGTATGCCACCGATCCAAGATATGCCCACCGGCTGATACACCTTATCGAAGAAAATGATTTGCATCGCTTTGATAAGGGAGGAACCTCTGTAAAAAAATACAAAACAAACGATAGTTCAGGTAAGAAGAGTCTGGCAAACGATAACTTTTCCATTGATGCCTTTTCATCGCATCAGGTAGAACTCAATAATGGCGTTAAATACGTAAGTGTGCACCCAGACGATTCGTTTGAGAAGATAAGTAACGAGTTTGGTTTAAAAAACTGGGAGTTAACTAGCTACAACGACCTGCCCGACAATGCCCGCTTGCAGGATTACAAATATATTTACGTACAGCCCAAACGCAACAAAGCGCATCGTAAACATCGCACCCACCGGGTAAAACCTGGCGAAACCTTGCATTATATCTCACAAAAATATGGCGTAAAATTAAAACGTCTTTACAGGTATAACCGCATTGAAAAAGGGGAGCCGGTAAGTGAGGGACAGATTATTCAGCTTAGAAAAAAGAAAAGATAA
- a CDS encoding cytidine deaminase — MNLLKITTHIKRYDNRDELTTDETTLLKKAREAALKSYSPYSGFKVGAAVLLQNGEIVTGNNQENAAYPSGLCAERTAIFWANSQYPDVAVTKIAVTALKGGKIVAKPVAPCGSCRQVMIETETRFKTPVKTIIDSSSEVWVIDKASDLLPLFFNEKDLG; from the coding sequence ATGAATTTGTTAAAAATAACTACTCACATAAAACGATACGATAATAGGGATGAGCTGACAACTGACGAAACAACATTGTTAAAAAAAGCACGTGAAGCAGCGCTGAAATCCTACTCGCCCTATTCCGGTTTTAAAGTGGGGGCTGCGGTTTTACTGCAAAATGGAGAAATTGTTACAGGTAATAACCAGGAGAATGCGGCCTACCCTTCAGGTCTCTGTGCAGAGCGTACGGCTATATTTTGGGCTAACTCACAGTACCCCGATGTGGCGGTAACAAAAATTGCTGTCACCGCGCTAAAAGGAGGTAAAATAGTTGCTAAACCCGTTGCCCCCTGCGGATCGTGCCGCCAGGTAATGATTGAAACTGAAACCCGTTTTAAAACACCCGTAAAAACAATAATAGACAGCAGTAGTGAGGTGTGGGTAATAGATAAAGCAAGTGATTTGTTGCCCTTATTTTTTAATGAAAAGGATTTGGGATAG
- a CDS encoding RluA family pseudouridine synthase, which produces MDILFEDNHIIAINKANDEIVQGDKTGDDALSDKVKAYIKKKYNKPGDVYLGVVHRIDRPVSGVILFARTSKAATRLSKMFLERLIKKTYWAVVKDLPESDSGRLVHHMIKNEEKNRSSAYNKPRKKSKEAILNYKLISSSANYHLLEVDLETGRHHQIRAQLAKIGCPIRGDLKYGAARSNKAGGINLHARKIEFQHPVTKAHIVITAPVPKEDNLWREFENVF; this is translated from the coding sequence ATGGATATACTTTTTGAAGACAATCATATCATTGCCATTAACAAGGCAAACGACGAGATAGTGCAGGGCGATAAAACAGGCGACGACGCTTTATCTGATAAAGTAAAAGCATACATCAAAAAAAAATACAACAAGCCGGGCGATGTTTACCTGGGGGTTGTTCACCGCATTGACAGGCCGGTGAGCGGTGTGATTCTTTTTGCACGTACAAGCAAAGCCGCTACACGCCTGAGCAAAATGTTTTTAGAACGCCTAATTAAAAAAACGTATTGGGCAGTGGTGAAAGACCTCCCCGAAAGCGATTCGGGACGACTCGTTCATCATATGATAAAAAATGAGGAAAAAAATCGTTCTAGCGCTTACAATAAACCACGAAAAAAATCAAAAGAAGCGATTTTAAATTATAAACTAATTTCCAGTTCAGCCAATTACCATTTGCTCGAAGTTGATTTGGAAACCGGTCGTCATCATCAGATACGTGCTCAGCTGGCCAAAATAGGTTGCCCAATACGGGGCGATTTAAAATATGGTGCTGCCCGATCGAATAAGGCTGGGGGTATTAATCTTCATGCTCGTAAAATAGAGTTTCAGCATCCTGTAACCAAAGCGCATATTGTTATTACCGCTCCTGTTCCGAAAGAGGATAATTTATGGCGTGAGTTTGAGAATGTTTTTTAG